The Salvelinus alpinus chromosome 30, SLU_Salpinus.1, whole genome shotgun sequence genomic interval AGGGGAGCGTACAATCCCAAAAGTCAACCCCCGAGAATACACAACGTCAGGTATCAAAGGCTCTACATGAGGCAAGAGTAAGAGACATGTTGGTGGAGAGGATGCTGGAGCCATACCTGTTAAGATGTAAATTGTCCCGAagaaatagacctggtcggtctgTAAAAGCTGCAAAGTTATCCACAAAAGGAATTCTCATCGTGCAGCAGTATCCCTTAAGCCAGGTGTGTAATTGGCGTATACGACTAAAAACCATATCCGTGTAGCGTGGGGATGGAAATGGACCGGAAACAACACACTGCTTCCCAGATTCCAGCAGCGTATTTAACAATGTTTTAAAATCGTCTCTCAATTTCTCTGACTGCTGGAGTTTAATGTCATTTGACCCAACATGGACAATGACAGTTGAAGCGGCGGAGTGCTTGCTAATAAGTAGCGGTAGCATGGAATCTAGGTCAGAGATCCTAGCGCCAGGGTAGCAGAAGGTCTCAGCTTTCCGGATTGAAACGTTTCGGACCATGGATGAACCCACCACGAGAACGGAAGGACTACAGATGGGTTTATTGGGTAAATGACGGGGCCTCTCCCGGGTGATCTGCCTCCTAGCAGGTTGAGGGGGGCTAGCAGCTGAGACTGACGACCTAGTGGCAGGCAAGGAGCGCAGATGAGTGTGCTTGGGCACTTCCACCTGAGAGTGAGATGGCAGCAGTAGAGATGAAGCGGAGGGACCCTGTACAGTATGATTGGAATGCACTTCCAGGTCTTCCAGGACCTTGAATCTCCTCCCCAATTGTAGCACCTCCGAAACATTTGATGGATTCCGTTTCctggacagactaggtctatactgctcctacatggtgtaacaatacatcatgtagatgtatataatgaacagactaggtctataccgCTCCTACATTGTGTAACAAtgcatcatgtagatgtatataatgaacagactaggtctatactgctcctacgcggtgtaacaatacatcatgtagatgtatataatgaacagactaggtctataccactcctacgtggtgtaacaatacatcatgtagatgtatataatgaacagaataggtctatactgctcctacttggtgtaacaatacatcatgtagatgtatataatgaacagactaggcctatactgctcctacatggtataacaatacatcatgtagatgtatataatgaacagactaggtctatactgctcctacatggtgtaacaatacatcatgtagatgtatggatatcataaggtgaatgcaccaatttgtaagtcgctctggataagagcgtctgctaaatgacttaaatatgtaaatatgtaaatatatataatgaacagactaggtctttactgctcctacatggtgtaacaatacatcatgtagatgtatataatgaacagactaggtctatactgctcctacatggtataacaatacatcatgtagatgtatataatgaacagactaggtctatactgctcgtaacgtaaactcaccccattccgtacaaatgtgcgcaaccgcaacattcaaacgaggctacaaagacaactaatgggactgtagcgactgtgttgacttcaaaatcgggggtgtgaactaggtttctattcaagcgttgatcgacatggtaatggctctatagtattggagaaaagttgaaaaaacggaccctccgtaacgtacagcacgcataaagcaactatttctgtcttacaatctctctccaccaggtgtagcacttctctcatcgtttaaaaacaagaaatggacagtgacggggtaagggggatacctagtaattatttgcgtcatcattgcatgcgatgatcattctcaaagccgctgtttacttctaagatcactttagcaccgccctaaaaacccgattcaaattcgacacaaaccttcaaataggtatgtaatgacacattatataaactctttattgtgttttatttacattttagaggcgataaggtgataagttggacagatcgagtaaaaaaaaatgctattttgccacacaacatctctccttctcactatcacgcattagtttcgcttccccacccgccatttttaaaaagacccaacggggctcattgcctgcttgaattatgcagaaactgGCAGCGTTTAgttcatgtaattgattctgttggaaaggggagaaattgtgctttacaatggtattgacattacagttgatctggaagtatttagtttttggggcgctaaaataagggcaattgtacggaccaaggcgatgtacaagtttacgtgagtttacattacatggtgtaacaatacatcatgtatatgtatatattgaaCAGACTGGGTCTATattgctcctacatggtgtaacaatacatcatgtagatgtatataatgaacagactaggtctatactgctcctacacggtgtaacaatacatcatgtagatgtatataatgaacagactaggtctatactgctcctacatggtgtaacaatacatcatgtagatgtatataatgaacagactaggtctatactgctcctacattgtgtaacaatacatcatgtagatgtatataatgaacagactaggtctatactgctcctacatggtgtaacaatacatcatatagatgtatataatgaacagactaggtctatactgctcctacatggtgtaacaatacataatgtagatgtatataatgaacagactaggtctatactgctcctacatggtgtaacaatacatcatgtagatgtatataatgaacagactaggtctatactgctcctacatggtgtaacaatacatcatgtagatgtatataatgaacagactaggtctatactgctcctacatggtgtaacaatacatcatgtagatgtatataatgaacagactaggtccatactgctcctacatggtgtaacaatacatcatgtagatgtatataatgaacagactaggtccatactgctcctacatggtgtaacaacacatcatgtagatgtatataatgaacagacctggtctatactgctcctacgtggtgtaacaatacatcatgtagatgtatataatgaacagactaggtctatactgctcctacatggtttaacaatacatcatgtagatgtatataatgaacagactaggtctatactgctcctacatggtgtaacaacacaccatgtagatgtatataatgaacagactggGTCTATattgctcctacatggtgtaacaatacatcatgtagatgtatataatgaacagactaggtctatactgctcctacatggtgtaacaatacataatgtagatgtatataatgaacagactaggtctatactgctcctacatggtgtaacaatacatcatgtagatgtatataatgaacagactaggtctatactgctcctacatggtgtaacaatacatcatgtagatgtctataatgaacagactaggtctatactgctcctacatggtgtaacaatacatcatgtagatgtatataatgaacagactaggtctttactgctcctacatggtgtaacaatacatcatgtacatttacatttaagtcatttagcagacgctcttatccagagcgacttacaaattggaaagttcatacatattcatcctggtccccccgtggggaatgaacccacaaccctggcgttgcaagcgccatgctctaccaactgagccacacgggactagatgtatataatgaacagactaggtctatactgctcctacatggtgtaacaatacatcatgtagatgtatataatgaacagactaggtctatactgctcctacatggtgtaacaatacatcatgtagatgtatataatgaacagactaggtctttactgctcctacatggtgtaacaatacatcatgtagatgtacataatgaacagactaggtctatactgctcctacatggtgtaagaATACaccatgtagatgtatataatgaacagactaggtctaaactgctcctacatggtgtaacaatacatcatgtagatgtatataatgaacagactaggtctatactgctcctacatcgTGTAACaacacatcatgtagatgtatataatgaacagactaggtctatactgctccaacatttttgtattattgtttttatttccCCCAAAATTTATTtcagtcagttgagaacaagttctgcgacctggccaagataaagcaaagcaaagcagtgcgacaaaaacaacaacacagaattacacatgaaCAAACATCTCctgcatgtttacatatctggcattactcatctcatatgtatatactatattctatcctattctactgtatcttagtctatgccgctctgacatcactcgtccaaatatttatatattcttaattcaatTCCTTTAGATTGTgtatattgttagatattacttgttagatattactgaactgttggagctagaaacacaagcatttcgctacacccgcaataacatctgctaaacaagtgtgtgtgacaaataaaatgtgatttgatgtatATAGGTCTGGTGTTGGAGGTCATTctacactctgtgttctactacccaggtctggtgttggagGTCATTCCACACTCTGCGTTCTACTACCCAGGTCCGGTGTTGGAGATCATTCTACACTCTGTGGATCTCCtgcatgtattttctgatgtttaatcAGACCACATGAATgagagtatctcttgtcacattgatcacagctataaggcttctctcctgtgtgtgttctctggtgttgtgTCAGGTTTCTTAGGGAAGCAAAGCTCTTCAAAGTCAGAGCAGTGGTAAGATTTGTCTCCTGTGTGAGCTCTCTGGTGATACCAGGCTgtttgactgagtaaaactcttcccacaccgATTACAGCTATATGATTTCTatcatgtgtgtgttctctggtgtctaTTCAGGCTgtttgactgagtaaaactcttcccacactgattacagctataaggtttctctcctgtgtgtgttctctggtgtcctTTAAGGTGTTCTATCCGAGAAAAGCTTTTCCCACATTGCTCACAGCTATATGgctgctctcctgtgtgtgttctctggtgtgataccaggttgcttgactgagtaaaactcttgcCACATTGCTCACAGCTATATGgctgctctcctgtgtgtgttctctggtgtgatagcAGGTTGcgtgactgagtaaaactcttgccacactgatcacagctataaggcttctctcctgtgtgtgttctctggtgctcTTTAAGGCGTTCTCCCCGAGAAAAGTTTTTCCCACATTGCTCACAGCTATATGgctgctctcctgtgtgtattctctggtgtgataccaggttgcttgactgagtaaaactcttgccacactgatcacagctatatggctgctctcctgtgtgtgttctctggtgtgataccaggtTGCTTGCCTGAGTAAAACTCTTGCCACACTGTTCACAGCTGTAAGGCTTATCtcttgtgtgtgttctctggtgtgttttCAGATTACTTgaatgagtaaaactcttcccacattgattacagctataaggcttctctcctgtgtgtactcgctggtgttttttaagttctgatgaagatTTGAAAcgtttcccacagtcagagcagcagtgagatttctttcctgtgggtctctgctggtgtttcttgaggagttctgatctggagagacttttctctgcctcgtcagcttcatgaggttgttgaggctccccagaggatccacgatagtcacatctctctcctgtgtgaacatcaAAGTAGTGAATGTTTGACAAATGTTTTAGTTTgattttggtccaccagccactgtAGCAGGCAGATGAAAGAAAATACACACCACTGATTTTTTACCAggccaaatatttttttttgccatGAATGACTACACCAAAAATCCCAACAACAAGAAACAAATGAGCATGCTTGGCAATGTTTGTAACACAAGAAATGTAAGTATgaagtaatgtggtatattgCTCCATGTAATTACATTTTTGTGACAAGAGTCTTTTAACCAATGTGTTAAAATAATTCATTTAAATACAATAGTAATGATGAACAGTTGTACAAGTGAACATCAAGAATCAACCAAGTGCCTCTCCTGCCAGATAAACTgctttatatactgaacaaaaatataaacgcaacatggaaagtgttggtcccatgattcatgcgggatcgtctgaggagtatttctgtctgtaataaagccctttagtGTGAAAAACTCATCCCgcttggctgggcctggctccccagtcagggctgaggagtatttctgtctgtaataaatcccttttgtgTGGAAAACTCATTCCgcttggctgggcctggctccccagtgggggCTGAGGagtgtttctgtctgtaataaagcccttttgtggggaaaactcattctgcttggctgggcctggctccccagggtctgggcctggctccccagtgggtgggcctatggcaGCGCACCTAcacagtcgtgaaatccatagattagggcctaatgcatttatttcaattgacttctatgaactgtaactcagtaaaatctttgaaattgttgcatgttgcgtttatattttatgTTGAGTATAGTTAGGAGCTGGGCAATTCCACAGAATTACACCAGACtctgatttttcactttaaaatgtatgcaaaacaaaaaacattgctgcTTTAAAACCATGTTTGTGTACACCAGTTCAACACCTGCAGAGTTTGTGCCCCCGTTATTAAATATTagtatttactggtgttaatctgaccttctgtctcctcctcctctccttcctctttcaCTTCagaaactgcatcctcctctttctcttccccctcttgttttactgtaacatcctcctcctctttcactctgaacgcgtcttcctcttctttcactgaaacgtcttcctcttctttcactgaaacgtctttctcttcttctttcactgtaacagcctcaccctctacttcttgttttactgtgatatcctcctcttccttctcctctttcacgacaatgttcagccccagagcttctttctccgtccagcagaccccctcttctttagcaggagggGAGAAGTTTAGTGAGCTCATGGTCGGGgataatagctaacgttagctagcattaGCGTAGTGCTAGGCTAATTTATCAAGCCAACTAAGTTAGCTCACTAACAACAACTTAAATATGAAATGAAAAGTAGATACGATATAATTGTGTTGATTACAGTGGCTATACACCGACAAAGTCCAAAGAACTTCAACGTTTCGGCTATTTTGGCTAGCAAGGTACCGAGGTGTCTGACTAGCTGTTGATGTTGaagaagcgtcccgtccactagattatacatCACAGTGTCAGAATCAtatgaaagacgcacatcgccatctgctgactggagttggtATCGCAGTTGAGAAAATACTTTCAAATGTTAAAAAGCGACTGCCCCTAAAAACCAACGACTCCCTTTGAAACATTTATTATAGTGTAAAAATATACAAAGTGTAGCTAAATAGAATAACTTTGGTCATACCCATTCAGCCCGTGACGTCCAAGGACGTCGAATTATGGGCGATATCAGGTCTGTCTGTTGTGGACGCTATTTCGCCCAATCATCCCAAATTGAGCTGTGTATAACTATGTAAaagtctctcggacaaggtgacttttatcaatatacactctaaaaagtaaaaggttcctggagtatcctttaggggttcttcaaattgaaactgtgggggtaCCCCTAAAAGTTATTTGAAGAACCTTATTTGTGTGAACCCCTATACGTTTTTTGAAGAACCCCTTATCATGGTTCCTCAAAGAACCTTTTGGGTCCACCTTccctccattataaaaaaatattttaataataataataataatattgacaatattgatttaaataattaattgtttatttagtggcaccacaaatgtgaattaatatttaccaaacaaaacattacaaaattgcaataaataaataatacattttacttTCTATAGTGCTTTCatgacatttaaaaatatatataaaaataatgatgtacaataaaaacaacatacattaaaaatgaatcataggtaaactaacaatattgtagacttgatgctaaatacagatttttcagcGTTAGTGTGTATATCTTATCCACTTAGTTATGTTAGGAAGTTTTCCATCTTTATGACCGGCCCTGGTAACTTCACCCCAACTTCTCTTATCCCCAGAACACAGTAACTTAACAACATAagtgtttttctgacatttttgtgaaatttaagggaaaataaaaaaaatacagccctagcagagccccaagtccca includes:
- the LOC139560515 gene encoding zinc finger protein 180-like: MSSLNFSPPAKEEGVCWTEKEALGLNIVVKEEKEEEDITVKQEVEGEAVTVKEEEKDVSVKEEEDVSVKEEEDAFRVKEEEDVTVKQEGEEKEEDAVSEVKEEGEEEETEGERCDYRGSSGEPQQPHEADEAEKSLSRSELLKKHQQRPTGKKSHCCSDCGKRFKSSSELKKHQRVHTGEKPYSCNQCGKSFTHSSNLKTHQRTHTRDKPYSCEQCGKSFTQASNLVSHQRTHTGEQPYSCDQCGKSFTQSSNLVSHQRIHTGEQPYSCEQCGKNFSRGERLKEHQRTHTGEKPYSCDQCGKSFTQSRNLLSHQRTHTGEQPYSCEQCGKSFTQSSNLVSHQRTHTGEQPYSCEQCGKSFSRIEHLKGHQRTHTGEKPYSCNQCGKSFTQSNSLNRHQRTHT